Proteins from one Pithys albifrons albifrons isolate INPA30051 chromosome 2, PitAlb_v1, whole genome shotgun sequence genomic window:
- the TBXT gene encoding T-box transcription factor T isoform X1, whose amino-acid sequence MSSPGPEGAGKPPQYRVDHLLSAVESELQAGSEKGDPTERELRVALEDSDLWLRFKELTNEMIVTKNGRRMFPVLKVSVSGLDPNAMYSFLLDFVAADGHRWKYVNGEWVPGGKPEPQAPSCVYIHPDSPNFGAHWMKAPVSFSKVKLTNKLNGGGQIMLNSLHKYEPRIHIVRVGGPQRMITSHSFPETQFIAVTAYQNEEITALKIKYNPFAKAFLDAKERSDHKDMMEEGGDNQQSGYSQLGSWLIPGTGTLCPPANPHPQFGAPLSLSPAHSCERYSSLRNHRPAPYTNPYAHRNNSPTAYADNSSACLSMLQSHDNWSSLGVATHTTMLPMSHSTGTATSSSQYPNLWSVSNSTITPVSQSSGMSNGLSSQFLRGSPAHYSALPHPVTATSSASPLYDGGAPTDLPDSQYDASAHARLASTWTPVTPPSM is encoded by the exons ATGAGCTCCCCCGGCCCAGAGGGTGCGGGCAAGCCCCCGCAGTACCGCGTGGATCACCTGCTGAGTGCCGTGGAGAGCGAGCTGCAGGCGGGCAGCGAGAAGGGCGACCCCACGGAGCGGGAGCTACGGGTCGCGCTGGAGGACAGCGACCTGTGGCTGCGCTTCAAGGAGCTCACCAACGAGATGATCGTCACCAAGAACGGCAG GAGGATGTTCCCGGTGCTGAAGGTGAGCGTGTCGGGGCTGGACCCCAACGCCATGTACTCTTTCCTGCTGGACTTCGTGGCGGCCGATGGGCACCGCTGGAAATACGTGAACGGGGAGTGGGTACCGGGGGGGAAGCCGGAGCCGCAGGCGCCCAGCTGCGTCTACATCCACCCCGACTCTCCCAACTTCGGCGCCCACTGGATGAAGGCGCCCGTTTCCTTCAGCAAAGTCAAACTCACCAACAAGCTCAACGGCGGCGGACAG ATTATGTTGAACTCCCTGCACAAGTATGAGCCAAGGATTCATATAGTGCGAGTGGGTGGCCCACAACGGATGATCACCAGTCATTCCTTCCCAGAGACCCAGTTTATAGCAGTGACGGCCTACCAGAATGAGGAG atcacagctttaaaaattaaatacaaccCGTTTGCAAAGGCATTTCTTGATGCAAAAGAAAG AAGTGATCACAAAGATATGATGGAGGAAGGGGGAGACAATCAGCAGTCTGGGTATTCACAGT TAGGTAGTTGGCTTATTCCTGGGACTGGgactctgtgcccacctgccAATCCTCACCCCCAATTTGGAGCCCCCCTGTCACTCTCCCCTGCTCACAGCTGTGAAAGATACTCATCGCTGAGGAACCACCGTCCTGCCCCCTACACCAACCCCTATGCCCACAGAAACAACTCACCAA caGCCTATGCCGATAACTCCTCTGCCTGCCTATCCATGCTGCAGTCCCATGATAACTGGTCTTCCCTAGGAGTTGCTACACACACAACGATGCTGCCCATGAGTCACAGTACTGGCACAGCTACCAGCTCCAG TCAGTACCCCAACTTATGGTCTGTGAGCAACAGCACCATCACGCCGGTGTCTCAGTCGAGTGGGATGTCCAATGGCCTGAGCTCCCAGTTTTTGCGTGGCTCTCCAGCACACTACTCTGCTCTTCCGCACCCAGTCACGGCcacctcctctgcctccccccTGTACGATGGTGGGGCACCCACGGACCTGCCCGACAGCCAGTATGATGCCTCCGCACATGCCAGGCTGGCATCCACGTGGACACCTGTCACACCACCTTCCATGTAA
- the TBXT gene encoding T-box transcription factor T isoform X2 — MSSPGPEGAGKPPQYRVDHLLSAVESELQAGSEKGDPTERELRVALEDSDLWLRFKELTNEMIVTKNGRRMFPVLKVSVSGLDPNAMYSFLLDFVAADGHRWKYVNGEWVPGGKPEPQAPSCVYIHPDSPNFGAHWMKAPVSFSKVKLTNKLNGGGQIMLNSLHKYEPRIHIVRVGGPQRMITSHSFPETQFIAVTAYQNEEITALKIKYNPFAKAFLDAKERSDHKDMMEEGGDNQQSGYSQLGSWLIPGTGTLCPPANPHPQFGAPLSLSPAHSCERYSSLRNHRPAPYTNPYAHRNNSPTYADNSSACLSMLQSHDNWSSLGVATHTTMLPMSHSTGTATSSSQYPNLWSVSNSTITPVSQSSGMSNGLSSQFLRGSPAHYSALPHPVTATSSASPLYDGGAPTDLPDSQYDASAHARLASTWTPVTPPSM; from the exons ATGAGCTCCCCCGGCCCAGAGGGTGCGGGCAAGCCCCCGCAGTACCGCGTGGATCACCTGCTGAGTGCCGTGGAGAGCGAGCTGCAGGCGGGCAGCGAGAAGGGCGACCCCACGGAGCGGGAGCTACGGGTCGCGCTGGAGGACAGCGACCTGTGGCTGCGCTTCAAGGAGCTCACCAACGAGATGATCGTCACCAAGAACGGCAG GAGGATGTTCCCGGTGCTGAAGGTGAGCGTGTCGGGGCTGGACCCCAACGCCATGTACTCTTTCCTGCTGGACTTCGTGGCGGCCGATGGGCACCGCTGGAAATACGTGAACGGGGAGTGGGTACCGGGGGGGAAGCCGGAGCCGCAGGCGCCCAGCTGCGTCTACATCCACCCCGACTCTCCCAACTTCGGCGCCCACTGGATGAAGGCGCCCGTTTCCTTCAGCAAAGTCAAACTCACCAACAAGCTCAACGGCGGCGGACAG ATTATGTTGAACTCCCTGCACAAGTATGAGCCAAGGATTCATATAGTGCGAGTGGGTGGCCCACAACGGATGATCACCAGTCATTCCTTCCCAGAGACCCAGTTTATAGCAGTGACGGCCTACCAGAATGAGGAG atcacagctttaaaaattaaatacaaccCGTTTGCAAAGGCATTTCTTGATGCAAAAGAAAG AAGTGATCACAAAGATATGATGGAGGAAGGGGGAGACAATCAGCAGTCTGGGTATTCACAGT TAGGTAGTTGGCTTATTCCTGGGACTGGgactctgtgcccacctgccAATCCTCACCCCCAATTTGGAGCCCCCCTGTCACTCTCCCCTGCTCACAGCTGTGAAAGATACTCATCGCTGAGGAACCACCGTCCTGCCCCCTACACCAACCCCTATGCCCACAGAAACAACTCACCAA CCTATGCCGATAACTCCTCTGCCTGCCTATCCATGCTGCAGTCCCATGATAACTGGTCTTCCCTAGGAGTTGCTACACACACAACGATGCTGCCCATGAGTCACAGTACTGGCACAGCTACCAGCTCCAG TCAGTACCCCAACTTATGGTCTGTGAGCAACAGCACCATCACGCCGGTGTCTCAGTCGAGTGGGATGTCCAATGGCCTGAGCTCCCAGTTTTTGCGTGGCTCTCCAGCACACTACTCTGCTCTTCCGCACCCAGTCACGGCcacctcctctgcctccccccTGTACGATGGTGGGGCACCCACGGACCTGCCCGACAGCCAGTATGATGCCTCCGCACATGCCAGGCTGGCATCCACGTGGACACCTGTCACACCACCTTCCATGTAA